A single genomic interval of Mycolicibacterium sp. MU0053 harbors:
- a CDS encoding HNH endonuclease signature motif containing protein, producing MFEPPKVRPPTPATTALVDRIAAASRAEAQAAAERLVAIADLFEEREKKFGGCDNWVIDIWEAVAAEVAATLRVSLGIGKSYLRYATAMRYRLPKVGAVFEAGDIDYRLFQTIVFRTFLITDLDALDKVDGQIAARAPRWPSMTRRKLAAKIDTIVARVDPDAVRRSKELAEDRFVKVEDSDAGMAEVVGRMFDTTSKALDRRLNELAATVCEADPRTRDQRRADAIEALVAGTDRMPCRCDSADCPAATKTRPPGTVVIHVVAEQGSLDGTSQTPAVVAGSDALISAEVLRELAATARLLPVIGPVDADPEPRYIPSRGLADFVRCRDLTCRAPGCDQPAMDCDVDHTVPYECGGATHASNLKLLCRKHHLLKTFWGWRDEQLPDGTVIWTLPDGRKHVTTPGSALLFPSLCAPTGSLPEPPEVADAPCNNRLTMMPLRSRTRAQHRAAAIEAERRRNERRRTQRRRWDKWDFDLHSVPDGEPPPF from the coding sequence ATGTTCGAACCGCCCAAGGTGAGGCCACCGACACCGGCGACGACGGCTCTGGTCGACCGCATCGCCGCGGCGTCGCGCGCCGAGGCGCAGGCCGCCGCCGAGCGTCTGGTGGCCATTGCCGACCTCTTCGAGGAGCGGGAAAAGAAGTTCGGCGGGTGTGACAACTGGGTGATCGATATCTGGGAGGCGGTCGCTGCCGAGGTGGCCGCCACGTTGAGGGTGAGTCTCGGGATAGGGAAGAGCTACCTGCGGTACGCGACGGCGATGCGCTACCGGCTGCCCAAGGTGGGGGCCGTCTTCGAGGCCGGTGACATCGACTACCGCCTGTTTCAGACGATCGTCTTCCGCACCTTCCTGATCACCGATCTCGATGCCTTGGACAAGGTGGACGGCCAGATCGCGGCCCGGGCCCCGCGGTGGCCGTCGATGACCCGCCGCAAGCTGGCGGCCAAGATCGACACCATCGTGGCCCGAGTCGACCCCGATGCGGTGCGGCGATCCAAGGAGTTGGCCGAGGACCGCTTCGTGAAGGTCGAGGACAGTGACGCCGGCATGGCCGAGGTGGTCGGTCGGATGTTCGACACCACGAGTAAGGCCCTGGACCGGCGGCTCAACGAGCTGGCGGCCACGGTCTGCGAGGCGGATCCGCGCACCCGGGACCAGCGGCGGGCGGACGCGATCGAGGCGCTGGTGGCCGGTACCGACCGGATGCCCTGCCGGTGCGACAGTGCGGACTGCCCCGCCGCTACCAAGACTCGGCCGCCCGGCACGGTGGTCATCCACGTCGTCGCCGAGCAGGGGAGTCTTGACGGGACCTCGCAGACCCCGGCGGTGGTCGCCGGCAGCGACGCATTGATCTCCGCCGAGGTGCTGCGGGAGCTGGCGGCCACCGCCAGGCTGCTACCGGTGATCGGACCGGTGGACGCCGACCCGGAGCCGCGGTACATCCCCTCCCGGGGGTTGGCCGATTTCGTGCGCTGCCGGGACTTGACCTGCCGGGCGCCGGGCTGTGACCAGCCCGCGATGGACTGCGATGTGGACCACACGGTGCCGTACGAGTGCGGCGGGGCAACACACGCGTCCAATTTGAAGCTACTTTGCCGAAAGCACCACTTGCTCAAGACATTTTGGGGTTGGCGCGATGAGCAGCTCCCGGACGGCACGGTGATCTGGACGCTGCCCGACGGCCGCAAGCATGTCACGACCCCGGGCAGTGCCCTGCTGTTCCCGTCGCTGTGTGCGCCGACCGGCAGCCTGCCCGAACCGCCCGAGGTCGCCGACGCGCCCTGCAACAACCGGCTGACCATGATGCCGCTGCGGAGTCGGACCCGTGCCCAACACCGAGCCGCGGCCATCGAGGCCGAACGCCGCCGCAACGAGCGGCGTCGGACCCAACGCCGCCGTTGGGACAAATGGGATTTCGACCTGCACTCGGTGCCCGACGGGGAGCCGCCGCCGTTTTAG
- a CDS encoding trans-aconitate 2-methyltransferase: MWNPEVYLAFADHRGRPFFDLVARVGATAPRRVVDLGCGPGNLTVALRQRWPAAVVEAVDSSPEMVAAARGRGIPAEEGDIAAWSPKPDTDVVISNAALQWVPTHRELLLRWAAELPTGAWLAMQVPGNFDAPSHVAVRTVARRPALAAALRDLTFREADVVDAPLQYADALATAGCDVDAWETTYLHELTGATPVLDWMAGTVLTEVRARLSEPAWQQYRREIIPLLAEAYPARADGRTFFPFRRVFVVARVR; encoded by the coding sequence ATGTGGAACCCGGAGGTGTACCTGGCCTTCGCCGATCATCGTGGTCGCCCGTTCTTCGACCTGGTGGCGCGGGTGGGTGCCACCGCGCCGCGACGTGTCGTGGACCTGGGTTGCGGACCCGGCAACCTGACCGTCGCGCTGCGGCAACGCTGGCCGGCGGCCGTCGTCGAGGCGGTGGACAGTTCGCCGGAGATGGTGGCCGCGGCCCGGGGGCGCGGCATTCCCGCCGAGGAGGGCGACATCGCCGCGTGGTCTCCGAAACCCGATACCGACGTGGTGATCTCCAACGCCGCGCTGCAGTGGGTGCCCACGCATCGCGAACTGCTGCTGCGGTGGGCGGCCGAGCTACCGACCGGTGCCTGGCTGGCAATGCAGGTGCCCGGCAACTTCGATGCGCCCTCGCACGTCGCGGTGCGCACCGTGGCGCGTCGGCCGGCGTTGGCGGCGGCATTGCGCGACCTCACCTTCCGCGAGGCCGACGTGGTGGACGCGCCGCTACAGTACGCCGACGCGTTGGCCACGGCCGGCTGCGACGTCGACGCCTGGGAGACCACCTATCTGCATGAGCTCACGGGGGCGACGCCGGTGCTGGACTGGATGGCCGGCACCGTGCTCACCGAGGTGCGGGCCAGGCTGTCCGAGCCGGCGTGGCAACAGTATCGACGCGAGATCATCCCGCTGCTCGCCGAGGCCTATCCGGCCCGTGCGGACGGTCGGACCTTCTTTCCGTTTCGCCGAGTGTTCGTGGTGGCCCGCGTTCGCTGA
- a CDS encoding amidohydrolase family protein — protein MDDIEPVRRIWQQLELPGVVDVHTHFMPKPVMDKVWKYFDSAGPLTGREWPIRYRTAEQDRVHTLRRFGVRAFTSLVYAHKPNMAQWLNEWAHQFAVQTPDCLSTATFFPEPGAADYVRTAITQGAKLFKSHIQVGHYDPNDPLLDDVWGALEDSATPVVIHCGSGPAPGEFTGPAPIRTLLRRHPRLVLIIAHMGMPEYAEFLDICDEHPHTMLDTTMAFTGFAETMMPFPADHKHRLRDLSERILFGSDFPNIPYSYAEAMTALIELGVGDEDWLRNIFYRNGARLFGLS, from the coding sequence ATGGATGACATAGAACCGGTACGACGGATCTGGCAGCAGCTCGAGTTGCCGGGTGTCGTCGACGTCCACACCCACTTCATGCCGAAGCCGGTGATGGACAAGGTGTGGAAGTACTTCGATTCGGCCGGCCCGCTCACGGGCCGCGAATGGCCCATCCGCTACCGCACCGCCGAGCAGGACCGGGTGCACACGCTGCGCCGCTTCGGGGTGCGGGCCTTCACCTCGCTGGTGTACGCGCACAAGCCCAATATGGCGCAGTGGCTCAACGAGTGGGCGCATCAATTCGCGGTTCAGACCCCCGACTGCCTGAGCACCGCGACCTTCTTCCCCGAACCCGGGGCGGCCGACTACGTGCGTACGGCAATCACTCAGGGCGCCAAGCTGTTCAAGTCGCACATCCAGGTCGGCCACTACGACCCCAACGACCCGCTGCTCGACGACGTGTGGGGCGCACTCGAGGACAGTGCCACCCCGGTGGTCATCCACTGCGGATCCGGTCCCGCCCCCGGTGAATTCACCGGGCCGGCACCCATCCGCACCCTGCTGCGCCGCCACCCACGCCTGGTCCTGATCATCGCCCACATGGGGATGCCCGAATACGCCGAGTTCCTCGACATCTGCGACGAGCACCCGCACACCATGCTGGACACCACCATGGCATTCACCGGTTTCGCCGAGACGATGATGCCCTTCCCCGCCGATCACAAGCACCGACTGCGCGATCTGAGCGAACGCATCCTGTTCGGCAGCGACTTCCCCAACATCCCCTACAGCTACGCCGAGGCCATGACCGCCCTGATCGAACTCGGTGTCGGCGACGAGGACTGGCTGCGCAACATCTTCTACCGCAACGGCGCACGACTGTTCGGCCTGTCCTGA